From the Telopea speciosissima isolate NSW1024214 ecotype Mountain lineage chromosome 9, Tspe_v1, whole genome shotgun sequence genome, the window AGGAAAGAACAAAGCAAGATCTTGTGGGATTAGGCGAAATCTTCTCTCCTGTGTTACTTAAGATactttctggaaaaaaaaaaaaaaatttaaattatttgGTAAACCTCTTCCGTAAAAGCGTAGACGAGCCGTGCAGCAATTGAAGCGTCATGGCATTACGTCCACCCAGATCTGGTAGCCTAGGTTGCAGCACCAAAAAGGTGGGGTGGCCATTTGCATCCCTATGTTGTGGGATCTGAGACTCTGAGAGGAATTACATGTAAAGCCTTTATCctaacaagttagttctagaAACtgtttaaaaaaggaaaaaacacttcgttataGAAACACCTAAAGGTGGAGAACAAGGTTTAAGAATTCGGAATTGAGTACAGGTCCTCCAAGATCGATCTAATTTGAGTATAGTTTTAGTTaatggtatcggatcggatatcGGTTCGTTTTGAAACCAATATTAATACATATTGTTTTGTATTAATCTATTAGATGTTTTggccctaaaaaaaaaattcaaatattaacattattttgatcatttcactCTCAATTCATATCATACCATCacaggtattggtattggtgtgGACTGATACGACCAATTCAACAATAACCATTCCTAAAACCCTGGTTCCTATTTGACAAACTAACAGTGCCGCCCTTGAGGAGGTTATATGGTTATTTCAGTAAACTACCTGTATAGGGTTATTTGTAGCAAGTATTCTTTCTCTATTATTTATCGGAGAAAGGAGTGAGGATGAGTGACTATAACTCTATTATtcattgatagtgaaaaaaCATATCTCATCTCATCATAGATGTATACAATCTTACTGaatcacgtaaatctttgtgttaTATGATTGTTGTTTGTaatttctattcatttcttgtaTCGTTTTTTAAGTTATCATTTCCTACGCCACTAGCCACTAGGTCGGAGTTGTTCAGAATTAATGAGAATCAATTGAAATCAATTAATATAGAATTAGTCACATTCATGAACAATAGATTTGGATGCCAAATCAGCCGATTCTATTCACTTTTTAGAACAAGCAGGGTGGATATTTTCCACTTTGTcatgttggtttttttttttcaaaaaattaaataaataaagggaagtagttctctggctaggagtgtggcctacgccagcactctcatgtgtctatatctctcctcctcaaaacaagagggtaaatatatcttttcatatgaaaagaagagagatagacttatggGAGTGTTGACATAGGCCACACTTCGAGACAGAGAGCTTTCtctcataaataaaataatacatgTGAGGAGATATGCTTAAACTCAGAgatcttttcaaaaaaaactgaaaataaaccctagattttttttttcccacatcGGTTCAGATCATTAGGATTCTTTGTGCTGCCCAAGAGGAGCGCCAATCCATGTGCTTAAATAAGGGGAACCTGAAGAAAAGATTTGGTCAAAAAGTCAAACCTAATCCACCGATCATTACCGTCAATCCAATAGTTCTACCAATGGATTCTACTACAACGATGTACCATTTTGTGTGGTTTTAGTCTCAAGTTTGACTTGACAGCAACAGTAGGAGCGGTGGTGTTGTGTTGTCGTGTTGGGTCCACCCTGTTGATTGATATGACTCATTGATACGTGGAAGCCACATCTGATTATATCCTAAACCAGATTTTTAAGGTACATACAGTATACAGATCATAACGATAAGGAACAACCCATGGTGTTGCCCTATCCACAAGGTCCCCCAACTGCCCTACACGGCTACACAGCTACCTACCGGGCCATTGGCTGGTACCACCCAAATGACAGAAATGCCATTCCACCTTCTCACAAGAAacttttttaaagaaaaaaaaaaaaaagcataggGGAAATGTTTCGTTGGGAAGCGTGGCCCCTATGCATGCACAAGGGCCAATGGGAGTATGCAGAAACATCCGTCATTTCACATTTCATGGGATGTGTCTGGACGCTCCCTGATAGAGTTCTTATTCCCCAAAACTAATACAACACTCTCTTATGTGGGTGACAAACGGTTGGTTTCAGTCTGGTTTAAGATAGGACCAAGACATATTGGTTCAAGATTGAAATCGACCGATATGTTTTGCGGTTTTCAAAATTGGACCGAAACCTATTTCTTGCCTATCAATGTGGTTGGCCGATTTCGATCCATTATTGGACTCATATCGACCATGATCGACTCAATCTATGATTAAACCGGATCGTAAACAAAACAAGCTAAGCTGAAACCCCTTCAAGAATTATGGTTTTAAGAATTTGAAACCAATTGACCTAATCGGTCGGTGTTGATCCTAATTTCAGCTGAGTAGAATTTGGTTGATTCGGGTCTGTATGGCAACGttttttgttctaaaatacGTTTTTGAattagaaactttttttttttttgtgtaattcTGTATCgacaaatgttgtatggtaaaactgaaaaaaaaaattgtttctaccactagaaaaaaaaaaaaaaaaacacataaattGCATACTAAGAGAAGAATTTCTTCTACTTTATGGTGATAATAGTGGTCGTGGAAGTGGAGGTGGAAGGTGGTGGCGGTGATAATGTAGTGGGGGTGCCAGAATCATTTCTATTATCCGacttgtttgaaaaaaaatataacaacAGACCAGACAATACATACAAGTTCTATTCCATTTCTATCCTCAAAAGCCGAAAAAACACTAGAAATGATTTTTTGAAAGATTACAATACAGACCCTTCTTGACCAATTCCAGCCGATTCCAATCCGGAACTCCCCCATTCCGAGTTTTGAATCATTGTTAATCAGTATAGGGAGGTGGCATTTTTTGGTAATTCAGCTTAAGAATTAAGAAAACAAGAACAattctattaaaaaaagaaaaagaaaacaacaacaaTGCGGTGGGGCCAATAGTGTCTCATTAGCAATCATTCTCCATTTTATTTCAATCTTTTAATCAATCTTTTAATGTTAATAAAGTTTCTCGCTTTTATTAAGTTGTAGAACAAGTGGGTAGGTCCCATCATCATTGGATAAGCCAAGGTACATCAACGTCATGAGATGAGGCCACTTGGCGACGCCAATACAAAGATGTGATGGTGGCTCCCACACGTAAAGACTCAAGATAAGCCTCCATCGTTAAACCATTTTAAATAACATTTCTTTCGAAATCAAAAGTGtaaaagtattttaaaaaagggCAATAGAATGCTACACTAGcactctctcctcctcatgtgaaaagtCACCTCCGATCCCGAAATAAAACACATAGGAGAATTGGCCTAAGCCAAACTGCCTTACAGAAAATTacttctctttttaaaaaataaaaataaagaaatcagcatcaaataaatatttattattagaatattcgTGTCCGAGTCTTCCGAGTATATCCGGATAATTCCGGAACCTCACATTATTGCAAAGTGGGGCCCAGACCGACGTGGATCCCAGCTGTTTAATCTATTTCCTAAGCCCTCTACCCCCAACAACTTAATCGTCTAGTTATATCCACCAACGCTAATCTGACACATGTACCACAGCTAGACAAAGTCATGTTCGCGGCGGCTCGTTCGTCCACGTTGGCAGGTGGGTCCCGTTACCCTAACCATCTCTTTACTTCCTTTGCCTTGCGAGTTGCGGCTTTATATAAATCTCGTTtatctttcattcttttcaaaCACGTGAGTGAGTCAAGGAGTCTCAAATATCAGAATTTGGACAGAAGCAATGACCGGAGCAACGGCGAGAATTCCGGTGAAATCTCGGAATCTGATACTAGGTGATTATGAGATCAAATTTCTCGGGGAAAAAGCGAGTCTTCACGATATGTTCTTTGGGTTTctagaggaaggagaagagtggTCGGAATCTTCCTGTAGTACCGATTCCGGCGGTAGGTACAGTGATGATGCCGGCGACGAAGAGGAACAAGATGAAAATGCTAGCAGCGCTGAAGAGAGCAAAGCTTTCTGGGAGACTCAGCACCAGCTTCTCAATGTAAGTTTTACATAATCCAACCACTCTGCAACATATGGGCCACCACTAGAATGgctcagaaaaaaaaacctgtcaCGATGTTCCACCTGAGATTCGTtcttttgtcaaaaaaaaacttCTGTTTGTGTCATTTTATGAGAATTTGATAGTACAGAAGCAACGATTAACTGGCTTTTCCACCGATTTACAGGCAACCTTGTCAAGAACAAGTTCTGTGGAGTCAAGGATCCGTCAGGCCACTAAAGAGgctttaagagaatcccaaaaagCAGGAAATGTTTGTGTTTGCCGGAATCCCGTCCCTGGTGGTTGCCGGAATTGCTTGCGCAGAGACATTTCTGAACGTCTTCGGAATGCCGGTTTCAATTGTGCCATTTGCAAATCTAAGTGGAGAAGTTCACCGGAGATCCCATCAGGTATAAAACCAAACCAGACGAAATTAAGGCTTTTCTTACCCcaattcaaaatttaattttCCGTTCTGTCATTCAGTTGATCTCATGTATGTGCTTGTTTCTGTTTCATCATCACAGGAGAACATACCTACCTAGATGTTATCGATAAATCCTCCAAGAAAGGAGAAGTAAGGGTTTTAATAGAGTTAAATTTCCGGGCAGAGTTTGAGATGGCAAGAGCTAGCGATGAATATAACCGGCTAATCAACCGGCTACCGGAAGTTCTAGTTGGAAAGGGGGAAAGGCTAAAAAGCCTGGTTAAGATACTCTGTTCGGCAGCTAAGAAATGCATGAAGGAGAACAAAATGCATATGGGACCATGGAGAAAACACAAGTACATGCAGGCTAAGTGGTTTGGCACCTGTGAACGGATAGCACCGGCGCCGCTCTTCTCTACAACAATCTCCGATCGACCACCCAAACCTCCTAGGGCTTCTATGCTAACATTTGACTTGCTTGAAAAGCTGCCCACCTTACAACCTAAGGCTGTTGAGGTGGTCTAATCTACTCCAGAAcaaagttttgtttttttcttttttctgtaatttttttgttggttttgggTGTTGTTTTGGGGTATAGGTTTGAGACTTGTTTGTGGTCCACTACTGTTCCTAAGACCTGTACATTATCCACCCTTCCTTCACCTTTGTATATTTCAAGAgagaatagaaataaaaatggATTGAATTATGGATCATGAAATCATGGAGTCAATTAACTAGTTTTCATtgtattttattagttttactttaaaaaaaaattcatcttctAAGGCAGGCCattttatcccaattaaatggaaTCAGTAACATGGATATGTGCCCTCAAATGAGCTCTTATTCGAGGTTATATTTGATACAAGGCTTAAgcaatgcatgtctttcctcatttCTTCTAGTGTCATTTTAGGTTGGTTCctaattcttttaattcttcCAATCtgatcaaatcactcctccatagtccatactggagcatctaaaggtCTATGTTGAACTTTGTCATGCTATCTCATATGattttctcatagcttatcatgtatcgtaGCCACTCCCAAATCAACTTTAATATGATCATCCTTAACTAGTCTCCAAAATATAAATGATATATGGATTATCTCAACCCAACCTAAATCAATGACATTTTGACCTATTTCTATTTTCCACCCAAAAGAATTGAGGATAATTTTAGCACCTTATGCAGACAAATGCTAATCGAATTCAAATGACATTagggagatttttttttctagtctaaTAACTCTTGAGGGTATATCTCTATTCTGACACAAATGTTTGTCATATGTTAGATTGGATGGATTTGAAATTTTGTGAACATGTAGATCTCAAAGTTCTAGATTGGATCGAGTTAAAATTTTGTAAACATGTAGGTCCTAAAGTCCCTTGCTCATATGTGGAGATTATTTTGTTGCTACACTTGtagtaggaatgttcctgctacaaggcttagcatcaaaagaaatggaataattcacttcccctttgcgttcataaataccctcataggttttaatattttctaagttaccctttaagatctcatttccttggctaCCAGCCTTATAGCAGAAACATTCCTGCCAtgtacaagtgtagcagcaaaatttcatccgctcatatgtcaagttttaaaaaatttggtaaAATATAACTTTGAAAATCtggtaaaaattttttttttaagaagaaattgaaaacttaaaaaaaaaaaaaaaacagaaagggaATATACAAATAAAAGATTGAACCAAAGTTGAGGTTTAATAAGTGATCAATCTAAACCATACCTAGACATCTAGGAGGTTGAAATTATCACAACACCCTTTTCATGTGGCAAAACTTTGTACTAATCTAAAAGAACTTTAACCAAATAGGTAAATTCCAAGCAGCAACCTAACAGAGAGTAAGGCTATACATATTAATTAGCCCACTCTTAGATGGGATTTATTACATGTCTCAATGGTTTgtggaatttttatcacttGCGGTTCTCCTGTCTGGTACGatttcctagtgcctctaataaaagagGGGTGGACCTCACCCAAATAATATTCAGTCAGGAGGTGAAATGATCATTTCAGCCCTCTATAAGAGGACCTCGGGGGATAAAGAACTTTCTCTTCTAACACAACCAGCCACTTGGGTTACATGAGTGGATCTAAGTGATGAAAGATCCACAACCACTTCATTTGTGAAGCTTTAGCTCAAAACAAATAGTGGAGGTAAGGTCAAAATTGAGTTCAAAGTGAcaaaatttatgaaaatatCATTAGATTATATTCTATTTTAGTGCAACGACATTCTTGTTATTTTGTGAAACCTTGATGCACTTTGTAACAGCTTGACATGGTTGGTTCATGCTAAAACTTGAAACTTGAGATGATCTATCCCATGAACCACCCACATCCATCCAAGTTTGGGCACATGGCAAGGCAATGTCACCTTCACGGAGAAGACAAAATTCACGGACCCTCATGACAATCACTTCTTTTCCCCCATAATAAAAAGCAACATAAGTACTATTCATGTTTTGAGGTATCGGTTTCTCGTATCGTCCATATCGAATGATACGTAACGGTTTTGACAATAGCCGACCTTGATACTGTATCGATATCGTGTCAGTGACATGGTACGGACAAAGggtaaaacaattaaaatttatttttttaaaaggaaaattaggGGCAATTTTATCCGAAATGGCTGATCCTTGCcaatatcgtatcggtatcgtatcgattttgcaagTGAACGAAAACATGCACTAAAATCGTGGTACTATCACTCGAGGTAATTGATTTTGAATGACATTAAccttaagggcaagagatctctacttggtcacaaggtctctacacaagcgtctgggccaatagATGAGCACATCtgggtatctacctaggggCAGAGACGTCATCTCACGTTGCCCTGGGgaggcgtaggaaacaccaccaagtagagatatttTTCTCTAACCATAATTTCTTGAAGATTCCCACCATAGtttttaaaaccagaccggatgaACCGGATAGGATGAGAATCCACCCCTCTTCAATTCGATCTAGGCATAGAATCGCCCtacacaaaaatcaaaatcaaacggGGGAGTTTTTCTAAAAACCGTCTGGTTTCTTAAAAccacttggtttggtttgattgctTCGTACATCGGCGATTAAATGTATAACTACATCTATGGAAAATTTAATCTCACACCTCTAAATTAAATTGTAAAATATCTACTAGGCCcttaccaatatatatatatatatatatatatctttttttttttttttgggtagaatataTATATCTATCTACTAGGCTAGCAATGCTATTGCAATAGAATTGCTTagcttttattatttatttctctccttttgttgatttttcaaaattgtaaATTAATTTTCTAAAAAACACGGTTTTAACTTGTCAAAACTGCTATTATGAACCTGATCCTATTTTAAAACTATGGTTCTCCTCAAccataattaaaacaaaaaaaaaaagaaaggggagaatgttctctgtgtcgcagtgcaggctgtgctcaggcacatgggcagcctatgcaggggtaggatggtcattgcacccacccccatgtgcctggtgcagcctgcactgcggcatagagaacagcacccccaaaaacatattttaaaaGCCAACccataaaagaacaaaagaagagagTTTTCCTACAGCTATAGTGTAGGGTTCAGCCATTATCCTAGGATCCCAAAACATCCTCCCTACAGGAAGAAATCGATAATACCCTCCCTATGTTTAACAGGACTTTGGCTCTTGTGTTGCTTCTTATTATCTCTTGGCATTATTACGTTAttgaaaatgaaataacaaaaaatatcaACTATCATTATTGATgttgaaaaattacaaaaaaacatAGATAAGTTTCTCTATGATGGTTCCAAAGACATTTGGGAGCGAAATTTCTAGGCGGGTGAGTCTAGAGAGGGTTCTCTAGATGCATCTTGGTTCTGCGACGTTTTAGGTTAGATGAGGCGGTAAATTTATAAACAAGTGGACCttactaggggtgcaagtttggccttgacgACCTGAGCCCACTGTGAACCCGATCaaggcttgggttgagataccttagCCCTGAGGGTGGGATAGGGCTGAGAATTTCCGGTCCTAGGTCAAGGCcaggtcgggtcagggttgaggcctcaggctaagcccggctggcccaacccgaccctgctttcttcttcctgtGTTTTTTGtgttctccttcctcttctttcttcttcttcttcttcctaaccTGGCCAatccatgcatctcccttctccccatggtcagggccaatcagggtcaacccggctctaccctgagggcgggttagggttgaatttttttggccctgagtcagggccgggttgggcctaggcccaactaagggaactcagggttgggttggggttttaaaaggtcCGACCCATCCCAACAGTGTTGTAGCCCTAGACCTTAGGCTCCTCTACTCACATGTGAAGTTTCATCCCAATAgaagtttgccaagtggcaaaatcaAGTATTGAAAGATGAAGGACTATGGAGAGGGTACATATAAAAATTATTAGATGTGCGGCTGTTAAGTACAAGATGCATGGACGTCGTGAGAAtatttaattgaatttgagTATGAAATTTATTACATGATCAATTTAGGCCATTTCCCTAAATATTCAATAGTTGGAATTGCCACGTGACAAAAATAAATGGTCCGTTTATAAAACCTCTCTGAGTGGCTTatctagaaatttttttttacaaaatatttacccaaattaaaaaataaaaatccttcTAAGAAGAACAAGACCCAAATTCTTGGCAGAACATAGGAAGTTTTTTGACCTTCCTTTGAGGAATAACTTTTCCTTAACCAATTAGgtctttttgtatttatttagtTTTTCCTAATGTTTTAGAGAACTTATGGACTAAACAGCCTTACCACATGTAGATTGTTCAAGACTATGTCAATCTTTTTTATCCTAAGTGTGAGAACAGTGAATTTTCATCCCCTTCTTTGGAAGGGAATCTTATCATCCtcttagaagagaagaaaataagaaattgcCACTTAGATTATGGTCTaggatccaaaaataaaaaatgactccatttgCGATTCCAATGGAGACCGATCAAAACAAGAGAATGGATTCAAGATAGGCTATGGATCAAGGAAGATGTTAAGCATCTCGGTCCATCCAGTTAAACTATTCTTCCTATTTACTTGGTATAAATGTCccaaaataaaacttaaaatatCAAATATACACGCATTTGGCTAATATGTAGAATACCAAGCAGTCGTAAAGTTGCAATAAATAATTCAGAATTATTACAATGCATAAAATGCTCAAAAATACataaaatccttaaaaaaatgccttaataatgataaaaataaagtaaaatggAAAATATTCTCAACAtgcttaataacataaaaaaaaattaaatataaaatttgtgTATAGTAAAATATGTTGAAAATACCGTTATTACTAAATAATGCCTAGAATTAGAAATAAATATAGAAAGTTCCTGTAAATTAGACAGTAGTGTTATGGATGCAAAacgtaaaaataaaataaaaccatgcacaaaaaaacacattaaataataaaaacaaaataaagatttATACCATACATAATTAAAAAACCATGCTTTGACTCGGACAAGTCACCCAagttgagttaaaaaaaaaaaaaaacaaaacaaaacataaaacatGATCAGGAGAAGTCATGAAGACGGCTCGCCTAGGTTTAAGAAATGACCACACCAGGTCCGAATCTGTGAGTTTTTATTGATTCGGTGTTCTTGCTTGAGTCATGTGAAACtcactgaaatttttttttttattttttattgagcCATATACTATTCATAGACCATAAGTTTGGTTTCAACCCTAGAATTTTTATCTGTTGTCTTCAACATTagtcactttttttcttttcatgtgtTAACCAACCATAGCCTTAGTCCCTCTTCACTCGAAAAAGGGCAAGTCAAGTCGAAAACCCTCGCTTTCCAACTATGATAGAATTAAAGTATTAAAAATAAACTACTCTTAAAGTAACAtgcaagagaagaaaataaatctaaAGACAAAGTCTCAATATGCaagataaaatgaaataaaaatacataTAAAAATACAGTAAAAATGGACTAAGACCTTTATGGTGTATGctgctattattattattatttttttggtagaagtacATGCTGCTATTAGCTAGTCTCTTTCTCATAAACAATATAACCAAACTACACAAACAAAtgagttgaataaaaaggatCGTTAAAGAGAATGCACCTAAGATGAAGAAGCATCAAAATATTGGGGTGGAGAGCACTCACAACTCAAGTGGGGGGCTATTCTCTCGTTGAACCCTAATATTGGATTTCAGTATTAGGGACTACTTGCACTCTCCCGAAAATTGCTCTTGAATTTGGGGGACAAGCCTATTTAGAGGCTTGGGAAACCTCTGCAGCCTCTCAATGACGTGGAGGATCAAATCTCACAAAAAAACCTGTTTGATTTTGGGTGAGAATAAGATTGTTTCTCATCAAGGGTTGAATTAGGGCTTAATTTTTAATTCAATGAAAATGAAGTTTAATTCGTGATTAAacatgatttttcaaaatcaaaaaccTCCCTTGGGGTCTAAGGAATGTATTTGAACATTTTTAGACCCCTTGGAACTTATCCAAAGGCACGCCAAAAACATGAAGTTCGACATCGCGTGTGTGTTGATGAACATGATCTCGACAACGACATGGACCAATTAGGAGTCAAACAAAGGCTAGTGCACCTTGATGCGAGGTACAGAAAACATCGACTTATACTGGTGTAGACAACCCATTTTGTCACCCTAGAGGCTgctcatgagtcatgacaatgGTGAATGCTTACTTTAGGACTAAGGGACAGTTATATATTTAGATTTAGGAGATTCTCAATGACGCTGATCATCGTATAGGTATGTAGACATTAAATTTTGTCACCTCGAAAATAGTTCTGACAATGATGATAGGAGTCTCTTGAAAACTCATCGACAACCTCAGTTATGGAGCCAAAAATTAGGTGTAGTTGGAAAACTTGTTCCACGTACTAGCCAATGGTTTGATTGGACACTGATTTGGGCACTATTGGTTAAGAAACTCTTTTAAGTGTAGAGCCCACAGAACCAAAAACgtataacatatgtcaaaatcaatCTATTTTCATACAATTTTCAAATAATAGATATGTATGATAAAATACACTTAATTCATGAATTTGAGATCTTCAAGGTAGTTTTACTAATTTTGTCCAATTAACCCTTCTTTGAGATATTTGTGATGGCAACAAGTCTGAGGATCAAACCATGATTCCCTGGgacaagatatttatctttagggttttgacgACAGGTTagcatggtgtcccatgggtgcccattttaattttagggttttccatggtgcCATGGAACACGTGCATCTCTATTAGGATTTCTCCTTTCctatgcattccataaaattaattatcacaatagggacgagaaactcgtctctagtccatcacatggcaaagggatccatccatactcgaatgcgcgtGGAAAATaattgattcgagtttctttgcatcccataaatattaataatcaatgaacaggaaggaattaataaagaacgctaactggtgagcctcaagtgttgctcctccaatagcagtggttcttcctccaatgagcgctccaagcaagcggtccgaacctccaatggtgctaccaaggttctacactcCAATCCcgagatgccctcaaactcctcgcacggatctagggtttcacaaacctaactctcaaacacagtgagagaagcaagaagaagaagggagatcacaagagggagagagaaatcaaaagCGCAGAGAGAGAGTGTCGCTCCCAAAACGTGGAAGCTTCTCTTCTGCGtattttggtcccctatttataataatagggtttaattaaatcctagatagatttaatagagccctagtgagagtttgactctctctcttaaGTCTGgcgattctgtttaaactcaaagtcttct encodes:
- the LOC122639455 gene encoding uncharacterized protein LOC122639455, with product MTGATARIPVKSRNLILGDYEIKFLGEKASLHDMFFGFLEEGEEWSESSCSTDSGGRYSDDAGDEEEQDENASSAEESKAFWETQHQLLNATLSRTSSVESRIRQATKEALRESQKAGNVCVCRNPVPGGCRNCLRRDISERLRNAGFNCAICKSKWRSSPEIPSGEHTYLDVIDKSSKKGEVRVLIELNFRAEFEMARASDEYNRLINRLPEVLVGKGERLKSLVKILCSAAKKCMKENKMHMGPWRKHKYMQAKWFGTCERIAPAPLFSTTISDRPPKPPRASMLTFDLLEKLPTLQPKAVEVV